In Cytobacillus oceanisediminis, the following proteins share a genomic window:
- a CDS encoding 2-keto-4-pentenoate hydratase, with translation MPNQEYKEIAEYLVAAEVEKREVIKVTAEIKPDLTVEEGYLVQQELVDIKLAEGRRVIGPKMGLTSQAKMKQMKVDEPIYGYVFDYMLIEDGGSLPFHELIHPKVEAEIAFVIGEDIEGPGVTGAQVLAKTEYVLPALEIIDSRYENFNFTLPDVIADNASTSRVVFGTSLKKPDQLDLDLVGATLSINGEMKDLGAGAAVLGHPANSIAMLANMLSRKGEKVRKGDVILTGALTGASMLAVGDFVSGKFDGLGEVTFTVKE, from the coding sequence ATGCCTAATCAAGAATATAAGGAAATTGCTGAATATTTAGTAGCAGCTGAAGTGGAAAAGCGTGAAGTAATTAAGGTTACAGCAGAAATCAAGCCGGATCTAACAGTTGAGGAAGGTTATTTAGTTCAACAGGAGCTGGTAGATATTAAGCTGGCTGAGGGCAGAAGGGTAATTGGCCCAAAAATGGGGCTAACCAGCCAGGCGAAGATGAAACAAATGAAGGTGGATGAGCCGATTTATGGCTATGTATTTGATTATATGCTCATTGAGGATGGAGGAAGTTTACCTTTCCATGAACTGATACATCCTAAAGTGGAAGCTGAGATCGCATTTGTGATTGGTGAAGATATTGAAGGTCCAGGAGTAACCGGTGCTCAAGTACTTGCAAAGACAGAGTATGTGCTGCCGGCTCTAGAAATTATTGATAGCCGTTACGAGAACTTTAATTTTACCCTCCCGGATGTAATTGCTGATAATGCCTCAACATCACGTGTCGTATTTGGTACATCATTAAAGAAACCTGATCAACTGGATCTTGATTTAGTAGGCGCTACACTATCAATCAACGGAGAAATGAAAGATTTGGGAGCAGGTGCAGCAGTTTTGGGGCATCCTGCTAATTCGATTGCCATGCTTGCAAATATGCTTTCAAGAAAAGGCGAAAAAGTGCGAAAAGGTGACGTGATTCTAACTGGAGCACTTACTGGGGCAAGTATGCTGGCAGTAGGTGATTTTGTCAGCGGTAAATTTGATGGTCTTGGCGAAGTGACATTCACAGTAAAAGAGTGA
- a CDS encoding 4-oxalocrotonate tautomerase, with protein sequence MPIINVQIIEGRPKEKVAEVIQNITNTVSETLDAPKETVRVIVTEIPKTHWGKAGKPMSEQ encoded by the coding sequence ATGCCAATTATCAATGTTCAAATCATTGAAGGCAGACCGAAGGAAAAGGTTGCCGAAGTGATTCAGAATATTACAAATACAGTTTCAGAAACATTGGATGCCCCTAAAGAAACCGTAAGAGTGATTGTGACAGAAATCCCTAAAACGCACTGGGGAAAAGCAGGGAAGCCAATGTCAGAACAATGA
- a CDS encoding extradiol ring-cleavage dioxygenase has translation MTIELSVLVPHVPSICHEDQVPDFQQPMVNAMKEVAKDIEQIKPDAIVLVSCHWPSTFFHYVDGTPIHKGILTAIEAPDLIKDVPYSYPGDEMLANELVSAGKDAGLQVQCVNDPYYVWDYGSVVPLRYLVPKEDIPVINLSVTLAASIEETYQWGQVIAKVLRESQKRIVFVSSGALSHNLVRGRHNKPTIAEHALDKQFVEFVMNNDYKSAYQMLPEYARMAKVESGGRHLAMLFSMLEDNCTPSYLADGQSSGSWNALITFEKANVSCNGETIEREYAN, from the coding sequence ATGACAATTGAGCTAAGTGTGCTCGTACCCCATGTTCCAAGTATTTGCCATGAAGACCAGGTTCCAGACTTCCAGCAGCCAATGGTAAATGCAATGAAGGAAGTGGCCAAGGATATTGAACAAATTAAACCGGATGCGATTGTGCTTGTTTCATGTCACTGGCCGTCGACATTTTTTCACTATGTTGATGGTACACCAATACATAAAGGGATCTTAACAGCAATAGAAGCACCTGACTTAATTAAAGATGTACCCTACTCCTATCCAGGAGATGAAATGCTGGCGAATGAATTGGTGAGTGCTGGAAAAGATGCCGGCCTGCAAGTGCAATGCGTAAATGATCCATATTATGTATGGGATTATGGAAGTGTGGTACCTTTGAGATACCTTGTTCCAAAAGAGGATATACCTGTCATTAACCTTTCAGTTACATTAGCGGCAAGCATTGAGGAAACCTATCAATGGGGACAGGTTATTGCAAAGGTTCTGCGTGAAAGCCAAAAGCGGATTGTGTTTGTTTCGAGCGGTGCATTATCTCATAATCTGGTTAGGGGCAGGCATAATAAGCCTACTATCGCAGAACATGCCCTTGATAAGCAGTTTGTAGAGTTTGTCATGAATAATGACTACAAATCTGCTTACCAAATGCTTCCTGAATATGCGAGAATGGCGAAGGTTGAATCGGGTGGACGCCATTTGGCGATGCTTTTCAGCATGCTTGAAGATAATTGTACCCCATCCTATTTGGCGGATGGACAATCCTCAGGAAGCTGGAATGCTCTTATTACCTTTGAAAAAGCAAATGTATCATGTAATGGTGAGACCATAGAACGAGAATATGCAAACTAA
- a CDS encoding LysR family transcriptional regulator, whose product MDLRQLKYFVTIVEEGQITLAAKKLNMAQPPLSQQLINLEKELGTKLLIRNGRSLELTEAGEILYTKGKKHLYNFDDIINEVKEAGGGLRGTLNIGTAISCICYLPERIHHFQAHYPHVTFKIWEGDPFRLSDYILDRKIELAIVRSPIEKKNFSYIPIEEEPFVCILPKDWPVGSKTNSVTMEELSVFPLVALHRVNGEGIYEMLLEEFTKRGLKPKIVAESPNTTILLSLVESGVGAAILPSSASTSYSRDNLKVLSINDCHLTTGTYAIWLKNGYLSQIAKRFLETFNKNSNHIQNKL is encoded by the coding sequence ATGGATTTAAGGCAGCTCAAATACTTCGTCACCATTGTAGAAGAAGGACAAATTACCCTTGCAGCGAAAAAGTTGAATATGGCGCAGCCTCCCCTGAGCCAGCAGTTAATAAACTTAGAGAAAGAGCTTGGAACAAAATTGCTTATTCGTAATGGCCGATCACTTGAATTAACTGAAGCCGGGGAAATTTTATATACAAAGGGGAAAAAGCATTTATATAACTTCGATGATATTATCAATGAAGTAAAAGAAGCAGGAGGAGGATTGCGTGGAACCCTCAATATCGGGACAGCCATTTCGTGTATATGCTATCTTCCGGAACGAATTCACCACTTTCAAGCACATTATCCTCACGTCACTTTTAAAATATGGGAAGGCGATCCTTTTCGTTTATCTGATTACATTCTTGACCGAAAAATTGAGCTGGCAATCGTTCGTTCCCCCATCGAAAAGAAAAATTTCTCATATATCCCAATCGAAGAAGAACCTTTTGTTTGTATACTTCCTAAAGACTGGCCAGTTGGCAGCAAGACGAATTCTGTGACTATGGAAGAACTCTCTGTTTTTCCTTTAGTAGCTTTGCATCGGGTAAACGGAGAAGGTATTTATGAAATGCTTCTTGAAGAATTCACAAAAAGGGGATTAAAGCCAAAAATTGTTGCAGAGTCTCCAAATACCACCATCCTATTATCACTAGTTGAGTCTGGGGTCGGTGCAGCTATTCTTCCTTCATCAGCTTCGACATCCTACTCCCGAGATAATCTTAAAGTTCTTTCTATTAATGATTGCCACCTTACCACAGGAACTTATGCTATTTGGCTGAAAAACGGCTATTTATCACAGATAGCCAAACGTTTCCTAGAAACATTTAACAAGAACAGCAATCATATCCAAAATAAATTATAA
- a CDS encoding thiamine pyrophosphate-requiring protein has protein sequence MSVQEVNKDSSKASNYKAIYTTADAMLETLQEIGVKYIFANLGSDHPAIIESFAKAKLEDKDTPQVITCPHEFVAMSAAHGYAMLTGEPQAVIVHVDCGTQNLGGAIHNAAKARIPILIFAGTSPATQEGELKGSRNEYIHWLQDSFDQRGIVRGYAKYDNEIRTGKNIKQIVSRAMQITKSDPKGPAYLMAAREVMEDEIEPYEIALKRWGCISPAAIPEDRILEIAGRLLKAEKPLIVTSYLGRNQKSVQQLVKLSERLAIPVLESVPSYMNFPSDHPMHIGYTWNEPHQNEHLEEADFILVVDSDVPWIPFKNKPSENCEIILIDMDPLKENIPLWYIPAEGFFKADSYTALSQINSYFNKHQRLIDESSVSKRYKAISNIHKAQRLEWKEMEYSGEESVITPQMLTGCLREVLNDDDIVISEAITNFSTVTMHLPRNKPGTYFSPGASSLGWSGGAAFGAKLAEPDKLVVALTGDGSFMFSNPTPLHWMSRKYETPFLTIIYNNEGWTAPKFSTLGVHPNGIAQQTDEFFVKFNPASRYADIAEAAGGAFACIVGRPEELKDTLLNAIHAVKHEGKSAVVDVRLPQG, from the coding sequence GTGAGTGTTCAGGAAGTGAACAAAGATTCAAGCAAAGCTTCAAACTATAAGGCAATATATACAACTGCGGACGCCATGCTGGAAACTTTACAGGAAATTGGGGTGAAATATATCTTTGCCAATTTGGGAAGTGACCATCCCGCCATTATTGAAAGCTTTGCCAAAGCTAAATTAGAAGATAAAGATACCCCTCAAGTTATTACTTGTCCTCATGAATTTGTGGCTATGAGTGCTGCACATGGATATGCCATGCTTACAGGAGAGCCGCAGGCTGTTATTGTCCATGTTGACTGTGGGACACAGAATCTAGGCGGGGCTATACATAATGCTGCAAAGGCGAGAATCCCAATTCTGATATTTGCTGGAACTTCACCTGCCACCCAGGAGGGGGAATTAAAGGGAAGCCGAAATGAGTATATTCATTGGCTTCAGGATTCGTTTGATCAGCGGGGAATCGTAAGAGGATATGCAAAATACGACAATGAAATACGAACTGGTAAAAATATCAAACAAATAGTATCACGGGCAATGCAAATTACTAAGAGTGATCCAAAAGGACCAGCATATTTAATGGCTGCACGTGAAGTAATGGAAGATGAAATAGAACCTTATGAAATTGCTCTAAAGAGATGGGGCTGCATATCTCCTGCTGCCATACCAGAAGATAGAATACTAGAAATAGCTGGCCGGTTGCTGAAAGCCGAAAAACCTTTAATTGTTACTTCTTATTTAGGGAGGAACCAGAAAAGTGTCCAGCAATTAGTTAAGTTATCTGAGAGATTGGCAATACCTGTACTTGAATCAGTGCCTAGCTATATGAATTTTCCATCTGATCATCCGATGCATATCGGTTATACATGGAATGAACCACATCAGAATGAACACTTGGAAGAAGCTGACTTTATTCTTGTAGTGGACAGTGATGTCCCATGGATACCGTTTAAAAATAAACCCTCTGAGAATTGCGAAATTATATTAATTGATATGGATCCATTAAAGGAAAATATTCCGCTTTGGTATATTCCAGCTGAAGGATTTTTTAAAGCGGATTCCTATACTGCCCTCTCGCAAATTAATTCCTACTTTAATAAACATCAAAGATTAATAGATGAATCATCCGTTTCAAAAAGATATAAAGCTATATCAAACATTCATAAGGCACAGAGACTGGAATGGAAGGAAATGGAGTATTCAGGAGAGGAATCAGTCATTACTCCTCAAATGCTGACAGGCTGCTTAAGGGAAGTTCTTAATGATGATGACATAGTCATTAGTGAAGCTATAACAAATTTTTCTACAGTTACCATGCACTTGCCAAGGAATAAGCCGGGTACTTACTTTAGCCCGGGAGCAAGTTCCTTGGGATGGAGCGGAGGGGCAGCTTTTGGTGCAAAGTTGGCCGAACCTGATAAGCTGGTTGTTGCTTTGACAGGTGATGGAAGTTTTATGTTCAGTAATCCAACTCCTTTGCACTGGATGTCAAGAAAATATGAAACGCCTTTCTTGACGATTATTTACAATAATGAGGGCTGGACAGCACCTAAATTTTCTACATTGGGAGTGCATCCAAATGGAATCGCCCAACAAACAGATGAATTTTTTGTTAAATTCAACCCAGCGTCTAGATATGCTGATATAGCTGAAGCGGCAGGCGGGGCGTTTGCTTGTATTGTTGGAAGGCCCGAAGAATTAAAAGATACCCTATTAAATGCTATTCATGCCGTCAAACATGAAGGCAAGTCAGCGGTAGTAGATGTCAGGCTGCCACAAGGCTAA
- a CDS encoding TRAP transporter substrate-binding protein produces the protein MGNNQQMIRRIGIFGVASVLTFALTACGGSSEKTAGEEVKPVDLAVSSFMPGQHPQHSDVIEPFLKEVEKATEGRVKGTIYSGSALGKANEQYDLAVTGTAAMSMALHANTPGKFPLTSVTELPFMGKNAEDGTRIFWSLYEKFPEIAEEHEETKIAWLFKNDAAQIFTSKKPIMKMEDLKGLKIRTPSPAGTAILETFGATPVSIPMDGVYEAMQKGVVDGALAPASVITNFQLSDVTKYITKGDFYTSSLFMVMNAKTWENISLEDQKTIENLMGESVAMKAGAIYDEDGELGWKQAEDAGIEVYELSDNEKAEWEKALQPVYSKWIDEMEAKGLPGKEIYEEAVRLKNQ, from the coding sequence GTGGGAAATAATCAGCAAATGATTAGACGGATTGGTATTTTTGGAGTTGCAAGTGTATTGACCTTTGCATTAACAGCTTGTGGCGGTTCTTCAGAAAAGACAGCAGGGGAAGAAGTAAAACCAGTTGATCTGGCTGTGTCCAGTTTTATGCCAGGCCAGCATCCCCAGCATTCGGATGTTATTGAGCCGTTTTTGAAAGAGGTTGAAAAAGCAACTGAGGGAAGAGTCAAAGGAACTATTTATTCTGGGAGTGCCCTGGGAAAAGCTAATGAACAATATGACTTAGCGGTTACAGGTACGGCAGCTATGTCAATGGCACTGCATGCTAATACTCCAGGGAAGTTCCCCTTAACAAGTGTTACAGAATTGCCGTTTATGGGGAAAAATGCGGAAGACGGTACCCGCATTTTCTGGTCATTGTATGAAAAATTCCCGGAAATAGCTGAAGAGCATGAAGAGACGAAAATCGCCTGGTTATTTAAGAATGATGCAGCCCAAATTTTCACTTCGAAAAAACCTATAATGAAAATGGAAGACTTAAAAGGATTGAAGATTCGAACCCCTTCTCCTGCTGGAACAGCCATTCTTGAGACGTTTGGAGCTACCCCTGTATCCATTCCTATGGATGGTGTATATGAAGCCATGCAGAAAGGAGTCGTTGATGGAGCTTTAGCTCCTGCATCGGTGATAACAAACTTCCAATTGTCTGATGTCACAAAGTATATAACCAAAGGGGATTTCTATACGAGCAGCTTATTCATGGTTATGAACGCCAAAACCTGGGAAAACATATCCCTTGAGGATCAAAAAACTATAGAGAATCTAATGGGGGAATCAGTGGCTATGAAAGCTGGTGCTATCTATGATGAAGACGGTGAGCTGGGCTGGAAGCAAGCGGAGGATGCCGGTATAGAAGTTTATGAGCTATCTGATAATGAAAAAGCAGAATGGGAAAAAGCCCTGCAGCCTGTTTATAGTAAGTGGATTGATGAAATGGAAGCAAAAGGGCTTCCTGGTAAGGAGATCTATGAAGAAGCTGTCCGTTTGAAAAATCAATGA
- a CDS encoding IclR family transcriptional regulator — MEMLPTERVSSLRNALRLLNLFTMEEPELSLSELSGKLGLGNSTIYRLTFTLMQEGFLARDPVSKNFRLGSSILAKGTAILSQYDICKYSPEILRKLVQETGETAHLSTLTDNRVIYLQKINAVNYVHLLSHAGKQNYIHCTSSGQAILAFQPEEVIKGVIEKGLPKLTAYTVTNPQKLKFLLSLIKKNGYAFSREEMHNGVSSIASPVFSQPGKASYSISIAGPSSRINQGSAPELAKIVKRAANELSEKIKNRNLCI, encoded by the coding sequence ATGGAGATGCTGCCAACAGAGAGAGTTTCCTCACTGAGGAATGCACTAAGGCTATTAAATCTCTTCACAATGGAGGAGCCAGAACTAAGTTTAAGCGAACTTAGCGGAAAATTAGGCCTTGGAAACAGCACCATTTATCGATTGACATTTACACTAATGCAAGAAGGCTTCCTTGCGAGAGATCCTGTGTCTAAAAACTTCCGGCTCGGATCCTCAATTTTAGCTAAAGGGACGGCAATTCTGTCCCAATATGATATCTGTAAATATTCACCTGAAATTCTGAGGAAATTAGTCCAAGAGACAGGTGAAACCGCACATTTGTCTACCTTGACAGATAATAGAGTCATCTATTTGCAAAAAATTAATGCTGTAAACTATGTACACCTTCTTTCACATGCAGGCAAGCAAAACTACATCCACTGTACAAGTTCAGGACAAGCGATACTAGCTTTCCAGCCTGAGGAAGTGATTAAGGGAGTAATTGAAAAAGGACTGCCAAAGTTAACTGCATACACGGTCACTAATCCACAAAAACTAAAATTCCTACTTTCTCTGATTAAAAAAAACGGCTATGCTTTTAGCAGAGAAGAAATGCATAATGGTGTATCATCTATTGCCTCTCCTGTGTTTTCTCAACCAGGAAAAGCCTCTTATTCAATAAGCATTGCAGGTCCCTCCTCCAGAATCAATCAAGGAAGTGCTCCTGAGCTAGCGAAGATTGTAAAGAGGGCTGCAAATGAACTTTCTGAAAAAATAAAAAATCGCAACTTATGTATTTGA
- a CDS encoding IclR family transcriptional regulator translates to MATSKSKKLLQSVQNGLTIIKLFTKDKPLWGITEISRELNLPKSSVSRIVADLVDEGYLEKSVRQYRLGLSLLCLAGVLTTHLEIHREAVEPLNLLVNRIGETAHISILEDDRIIYLLKTECKHPVRLLSYIGKDNPAVCTSSGLIMLAHQPMEKTIEVISKGLPQMGPNSFTNQEELLQELQYIKEKGFAICIDVLHIDVVSIAAPIRDYTGKVIAAVSAAGPRQRISESKMMELVLEITKTAEAISKRLGYLESVFIDI, encoded by the coding sequence TTGGCTACCAGTAAATCGAAAAAGTTATTGCAATCAGTCCAGAACGGACTTACCATTATTAAATTATTTACAAAGGATAAGCCTTTGTGGGGGATAACAGAGATTTCCCGTGAGTTAAATTTACCCAAAAGTTCTGTTAGCCGCATAGTTGCAGATTTGGTAGATGAGGGTTACCTGGAAAAATCCGTCAGACAATATCGCCTAGGATTATCCCTTTTATGCTTGGCTGGCGTCCTTACGACTCATTTGGAAATTCATCGGGAAGCGGTCGAGCCATTAAACTTACTGGTGAATAGAATTGGAGAAACAGCTCACATCTCCATATTGGAAGATGACAGGATCATCTATTTACTAAAAACTGAATGTAAGCACCCAGTCAGGCTACTTTCATATATAGGTAAAGACAATCCTGCTGTGTGCACTAGTTCAGGCCTGATTATGTTAGCTCATCAGCCTATGGAAAAGACTATTGAGGTGATTAGCAAGGGGCTTCCGCAAATGGGGCCAAATAGTTTTACTAACCAGGAAGAACTTTTACAAGAGCTTCAATACATAAAAGAAAAAGGTTTTGCCATTTGTATTGATGTACTTCATATAGATGTAGTCAGTATTGCTGCACCTATCCGAGATTATACCGGTAAGGTCATTGCTGCAGTTAGTGCAGCCGGTCCAAGACAAAGAATTTCGGAAAGCAAAATGATGGAACTCGTATTAGAAATCACCAAAACAGCAGAGGCTATTTCAAAAAGATTAGGGTATCTTGAATCAGTTTTTATAGATATTTAA
- the pobA gene encoding 4-hydroxybenzoate 3-monooxygenase — MRTQVGIIGAGPAGLMLSHLLHLQGIETIVIEKKSREEIEGTIRAGVLEQGTVDLLNASGVGERMIKEGHVHQGIELQFNGKRHRLNMQELTDGKKITVYAQHEVIKDLVAARVQAGGEIIFNADHVSLHDIETEEPKIRFKKEGMEHEITCDFIAGCDGFHGPSRQAIPKNLRTEKQKVYPFGWLGILAETPPVNPELIYTNHERGFALISTRSPEVQRHYLQVDPNDDIKNWSDDRIWTELHARVDSEDGFKMKEGPIIQKNIVSMRSFVCETMQYGRLFIAGDAAHIVPPTGAKGLNLAISDVYVLSNGLLQFYQSGKKEILDQYFEICLRRIWKAQRFSYWMTTMLHRDVNHSSYEYQIQLAELDYVTSSIAASTSLAENYVGLPFEIPGYNFKINSASLSV; from the coding sequence TTGCGTACACAAGTAGGAATTATTGGAGCAGGACCTGCAGGACTAATGTTATCTCATTTACTCCATCTGCAGGGGATTGAAACGATTGTTATTGAGAAGAAGTCACGGGAAGAAATTGAAGGCACTATTCGTGCAGGTGTGTTGGAACAGGGAACAGTGGATTTGCTGAATGCATCCGGAGTAGGAGAAAGAATGATAAAAGAGGGGCATGTTCATCAGGGCATAGAGCTGCAATTCAATGGAAAAAGGCATCGGCTAAACATGCAAGAATTGACAGACGGCAAAAAGATTACTGTCTATGCCCAGCACGAGGTTATCAAGGATTTAGTTGCTGCAAGGGTGCAGGCTGGCGGGGAAATTATTTTTAATGCTGATCATGTGAGTTTACATGATATCGAAACAGAAGAGCCTAAGATTCGCTTTAAAAAGGAAGGAATGGAGCATGAGATTACATGTGATTTCATAGCTGGCTGTGATGGCTTTCATGGGCCAAGCCGTCAGGCCATTCCAAAGAATCTCCGTACAGAAAAGCAGAAAGTGTATCCTTTTGGATGGCTTGGTATTTTGGCTGAAACCCCGCCGGTAAATCCTGAACTAATTTACACAAACCACGAAAGAGGATTTGCCCTAATTAGTACACGTTCACCCGAAGTCCAGCGCCATTATCTTCAGGTAGATCCAAATGATGATATAAAGAATTGGTCAGACGACCGGATTTGGACGGAACTGCATGCTAGGGTTGATAGTGAAGATGGATTTAAAATGAAGGAAGGTCCAATCATACAAAAAAATATCGTATCGATGCGAAGTTTTGTTTGTGAAACGATGCAGTATGGACGTTTATTTATTGCCGGTGATGCAGCGCATATTGTACCGCCTACAGGGGCCAAGGGATTAAATCTTGCTATCTCGGATGTATATGTCCTGTCAAATGGCCTGCTGCAGTTCTATCAATCAGGCAAAAAAGAGATCCTTGACCAATATTTTGAAATATGCCTGCGCAGAATCTGGAAGGCACAAAGATTCTCTTATTGGATGACAACCATGCTGCATCGAGATGTCAACCATTCATCCTATGAATATCAAATCCAACTCGCAGAGCTGGATTATGTGACATCCTCAATTGCCGCATCGACTAGCCTGGCTGAGAATTATGTTGGTCTTCCATTTGAAATTCCTGGATATAATTTTAAAATAAATTCTGCCAGTTTGTCAGTTTAA
- a CDS encoding TRAP transporter substrate-binding protein: MKKTTKFSFAILMILMLMVFTACSSSSGGEADADGKALEFKMGHMNSPDHVQDKLAMAPFSEEVAKVTENRVKFKIYPGGALGGPKDTYDNIVTGIMDAGWGLQGYNAGKFPVHSVLQLPFLTGGNGAELSVVAQKLYDTFPEIQKEYDDVKLLWVHAADPYAIITKGKAVRSFEDAKGLKLRTPSVEAGKMIESWGATPVSLPAPEIYDAMQKGVIDGGVLPVAAIKDFNLFDVVDYVTLGDFNTSIYYVAMNKNSWDKIPKEDQEMINELIGVPMAEKAGAAFDKQKELAEKEAKDGGTEFITLSDSDLQKFKDASKGVTENWLSEMEKNDVDGQKIYDETVKLIESK, translated from the coding sequence GTGAAAAAAACAACAAAGTTTTCATTTGCGATTTTGATGATATTGATGCTGATGGTTTTCACTGCATGTTCAAGCAGTTCTGGCGGTGAGGCTGATGCTGATGGGAAAGCGCTCGAATTTAAAATGGGACATATGAATTCCCCAGATCATGTCCAAGACAAATTAGCTATGGCACCTTTTAGTGAAGAGGTTGCAAAGGTTACAGAAAATAGAGTGAAATTTAAAATATACCCTGGCGGAGCCTTAGGCGGCCCTAAAGATACTTATGACAATATAGTTACAGGGATCATGGATGCAGGTTGGGGACTTCAGGGATACAATGCAGGGAAATTCCCAGTTCATTCTGTTCTGCAGCTTCCCTTTCTTACTGGCGGCAACGGTGCTGAATTAAGTGTTGTAGCTCAAAAACTGTATGACACTTTCCCGGAAATTCAGAAAGAATATGACGATGTAAAGCTGCTTTGGGTACATGCTGCCGATCCTTATGCAATTATTACAAAAGGGAAAGCTGTAAGAAGTTTTGAAGATGCTAAGGGCTTGAAGTTAAGAACACCATCAGTAGAAGCTGGAAAAATGATCGAGTCCTGGGGAGCAACACCTGTTTCACTTCCTGCACCGGAGATTTATGATGCTATGCAAAAGGGAGTGATAGATGGAGGGGTTCTGCCAGTTGCAGCAATCAAAGACTTTAACTTATTTGATGTAGTGGATTATGTTACACTGGGGGATTTTAATACGAGCATTTATTATGTTGCAATGAATAAGAATAGCTGGGACAAGATCCCTAAAGAAGATCAAGAAATGATAAATGAACTAATCGGCGTTCCAATGGCAGAAAAAGCCGGTGCTGCATTCGATAAACAAAAAGAACTTGCAGAGAAAGAAGCAAAAGATGGAGGCACGGAGTTCATTACTTTATCAGATTCAGACTTACAGAAATTTAAAGATGCATCAAAAGGTGTAACGGAAAATTGGTTATCCGAAATGGAGAAAAATGATGTTGATGGCCAAAAAATCTATGATGAAACGGTTAAGTTAATAGAGAGCAAGTAG
- a CDS encoding TRAP transporter small permease encodes MEQELQKNISLGKVIPSELSFLQKLTLFLEKLTLTINNILHRVSSILLFLLMFLTTADVIGRYFFNNPITGTYELTGLALALMIFFSLGSGQIFKDHIEIDFLTSKMPIKVQAVLSGAASLILFTLMSLTTWQLIEYTKRTWQGNELSGDLGLPLYIFIGLTVFGAFSFTLTFLLDAFQSFIKAVNKNES; translated from the coding sequence ATGGAACAAGAATTACAAAAAAATATATCGTTGGGCAAAGTAATTCCCAGCGAGCTTTCCTTTCTTCAAAAATTGACACTTTTTCTAGAAAAACTAACCCTAACAATAAACAATATCCTGCATAGAGTCTCCAGCATCTTGCTTTTCTTATTAATGTTTCTAACTACCGCAGATGTAATAGGGAGATACTTTTTCAATAATCCGATAACAGGAACATATGAATTAACAGGTCTGGCACTTGCATTGATGATTTTCTTTAGTCTTGGCTCAGGGCAAATCTTCAAAGACCATATTGAGATTGATTTTTTGACAAGTAAAATGCCTATTAAGGTTCAAGCAGTATTGAGTGGAGCGGCCTCTCTTATTTTATTCACTCTAATGTCCCTAACAACCTGGCAATTAATCGAATATACCAAGAGGACCTGGCAGGGAAATGAGTTAAGTGGAGATTTAGGATTACCGCTGTATATTTTTATAGGTTTGACAGTATTTGGTGCTTTTTCTTTTACCCTGACTTTTCTATTAGATGCTTTTCAGTCATTCATAAAGGCGGTGAATAAAAATGAGTCCTGA